CGACCGAAATAATTTGGGAAAGCAAGCGGAAGGAGAATTTGGCAGGTTCCGCCTTACAGAAAACGGTGACTCTTTCAATCTGATTTATACCGTCAACAGACTACGTTCTTCTAAAGTTCCGCACGACAGTAATGTGGTTATTTCAACTATCCAACGTTTGTTCTCTTTATTAAAAGGAGAAGAAATAGAAGACACGGATAACGATGAGGAATACGATGACACCAATGAAATAGATTTTCCACTTAATCCAAACCTGCCTCCTGATTTCTTTGACATGATTATCATAGATGAGTGCCACCGTTCTATTTATGGGAACTGGAAGAAAGTTCTGGATTATTTCAATACAGCAAAGCTAGTAGGGCTTACTGCTACTCCGGTACCTGAAACCAAAGCATTCTTCAATAACAACATCATTGTGAATTATACGCTTGAACAGTCCATTATTGACGGGGTGAATGTGGATTGCAGGGTTTATCGTATAAAGACAAAGGTTACCGAAGAAGGCGGTGCCATTTTGGAAGGAGACAAGCTGAAACGGACTACGGTATATACAGGCAAGGTTAAGAATATCAGCAATAAAGAGGCTAAGAACTATACGAAAGCAGAGCTGAACCGAAGTATCATCAATCCGGCTCAAATCAAATTAGTACTCGAAACGTACCGTGATGCAGTTTATTCGGAAATGTTCAATGACCCTCCACGAGAACCAAACATGGATTATTTGCCCAAAACGTTGATATTCGCTCTCAACGAAAATCATGCGACAAACATCGTCCGCATTGCAAAGGAGGTATTCGGGCACGAAAACGACGATACTTTTGTACGGAAAATAACTTATTCTTCAGGGGACAGCAATGAATTGATACGACAGTTCCGAACAGACAAGGAATTTCGTATTGCTGTGACTTGTACGTTAGTAGCTACGGGTACGGATGTGAAGCCGCTTGAAGTACTTCTATTTATGCGGGACGTCGCTTCCGAATCTCTCTATGTCCAAATGAAAGGACGGGGAGTCCGCACTATTGGTGATGAGCAGTTGCGCAATATCACTCCTAACGCATTTAGTAAAGATTACTTCTTCCTCGTGGATGCAGTCGGAGTTACTGAACATGATAAAAAGATAATTCCTCTGTCAGACGGTCCGACAACCAAACTGATAACTTTCAAGGAACTGTTGGAACATATTGCTCACGGCAACGTAAACGATGATAATTTGCGCTTATTGGCAGGCCGCCTTTCCCGTATTTATAACAAGAGTGACCAATCCCAACGAAATAGGTTTATCCAACTGGCTCATGTTGACATGAAAGATATATCCGGTAATATTTACACGGCACTGGAGCAAGGCTCATTGCCTCCATACTGGGATATAAACGAACCTAACAACGAACGAAAAGGATTGGTAGTCAATATTGCGAATTACCCGGAAGCCCGTGAGTATTTGCTTATACTCAATGCCGGATTCATAGATACGCTCCAACCAGGAGAAGACACATTGATTTCTAAAGGTTTTTCCGTGGAAGAAGCCCTGAGCACCACTGCTGCCTTTGAACAATATTGCGAAGAGCATAAAGACGAAGTAGAAGCCTTGCGGATTATTTACAACAATGACGGAAGTCCGATTACCTATTCACTTTTAAAGGATTTGGAAAACAGATTGAAGATGGCGAACACTAAGTTCAGCCAATCGCAATTATGGAATTCCTATACCATCATTCATCCGAAAAGTGTCAAGCCCCGTACTACCAAAGAAGAGAAGGACGCGTTAACCAACATTATTCAGTTGGTGCGTTTCTCTTTTCATCAAACAGACCAATTGGAAAGTCTTTATCCGGTAGCTCAACAACGTTTTAACCTTTGGTACGGACAGACACAACGGAATATCACGGAAAAACAGATTGAGATTATCCGGCAAGTCGTAAACTACATTGCTTCAAACGGAAGTTGTAACATTAAAGATATTCGGGAGGATGACAAAACCTGTGCTGCACGGTTGATTCGTGCATTTGGTGGAGTTGCTGCAGCTGATGAGGCTTTAATATCACTCTCCAAGTTTATTATTTATAGAAAAATAGCATAATAATGGCAAAGAAAACAATCAATACAGAAGCTTCCCTAACCAAAAAGGTATGGACTTTAGCCACCACTCTTGCAGGACAAGGCATCGGATTTACTGATTATATCACACAATTGACTTATCTTCTCTTTTTAAAGATGGACGAGGAAAATGTGGAAACTTTTGGTGAAGAATCTGCTGTTCCTGAAGGCTACCGTTGGAATGACCTGATAATACTTGAAGGACTTGATTTGATCAAACAGTATGAAGATACTCTCCAAAAGTTGAGTCAAGAGGAAAACTTGATAGGTACGATTTTCACCAAGGCACAAAACAAGATTGACAAGCCTGTATATCTGAAAAAGGTAATTTCGCTGATAAACGAAAACCAATGGCTCTTGATGGATGGGGATGTTAAGGGGACAATCTATGAAAGTATTCTGGAAAAAAACGGTCAAGATAAAAAAAGCGGAGCAGGACAATACTTTACCCCTCGTTCTTTGATACAGGCAATGGTAGATGTCACCCGCCCGAAGATTACCGAGACGGTGTGTGACCCAGCTTGTGGAACAGGCGGTTTTCTTCTAGCTGCATACGACTATATGAAAGAGCAGTCACAAGATAAGAATAAACGCGATTTTTTGAAAGACAAGGCTCTTCACGGTTTCGACAACACTGCACTTGTAGTTACATTGGCTTCCATGAATCTTTACTTGCACGGCATTGGTACAGACCGAAGTCCCGTTGTTTGTCAGGATTCTTTGGAAAAAGTACCTGATACACTGGTAGATGTAATACTTGCCAATCCACCCT
The genomic region above belongs to Parabacteroides pacaensis and contains:
- a CDS encoding type I restriction-modification system subunit M, whose amino-acid sequence is MAKKTINTEASLTKKVWTLATTLAGQGIGFTDYITQLTYLLFLKMDEENVETFGEESAVPEGYRWNDLIILEGLDLIKQYEDTLQKLSQEENLIGTIFTKAQNKIDKPVYLKKVISLINENQWLLMDGDVKGTIYESILEKNGQDKKSGAGQYFTPRSLIQAMVDVTRPKITETVCDPACGTGGFLLAAYDYMKEQSQDKNKRDFLKDKALHGFDNTALVVTLASMNLYLHGIGTDRSPVVCQDSLEKVPDTLVDVILANPPFGTRPSGSVDINRPDFYVETKNNQLNFLQHIMVMLKNGGRAAVILPDNVLFEGGAGETIRKELLKNFDLHTILRLPTGIFYAQGVKANVLFFSKGTPTQDVWFFDYRTDIKHTLATNPMQRQHLDEFVECYQTSNGANRKETYDVKTNPNGRWRKYSVNEILQRDKTSLDITWVKQGGDEEEYTLAELMAIIKEKSDNISQAVTELQKLMANIEE
- a CDS encoding type I restriction endonuclease subunit R, with translation MKPEEKARIKIDQMFIDAGWIVVDRDHYAPNITAVAIKEGLLKGNLEADYFLFVNGKAVGILEAKRKDADVSDDKVCEQATLYARSVPNCYQAYMNPLPLIYQSNGNVVLFRDYRDTNSTYLELNRIHTPKEIVKILGIKDFYAGLPVLRKKGLRNCQYRAIMELEKSFRLGQNKALIILATGAGKTYTACLVSYRFLAYYNPMKRMRILFLVDRNNLGKQAEGEFGRFRLTENGDSFNLIYTVNRLRSSKVPHDSNVVISTIQRLFSLLKGEEIEDTDNDEEYDDTNEIDFPLNPNLPPDFFDMIIIDECHRSIYGNWKKVLDYFNTAKLVGLTATPVPETKAFFNNNIIVNYTLEQSIIDGVNVDCRVYRIKTKVTEEGGAILEGDKLKRTTVYTGKVKNISNKEAKNYTKAELNRSIINPAQIKLVLETYRDAVYSEMFNDPPREPNMDYLPKTLIFALNENHATNIVRIAKEVFGHENDDTFVRKITYSSGDSNELIRQFRTDKEFRIAVTCTLVATGTDVKPLEVLLFMRDVASESLYVQMKGRGVRTIGDEQLRNITPNAFSKDYFFLVDAVGVTEHDKKIIPLSDGPTTKLITFKELLEHIAHGNVNDDNLRLLAGRLSRIYNKSDQSQRNRFIQLAHVDMKDISGNIYTALEQGSLPPYWDINEPNNERKGLVVNIANYPEAREYLLILNAGFIDTLQPGEDTLISKGFSVEEALSTTAAFEQYCEEHKDEVEALRIIYNNDGSPITYSLLKDLENRLKMANTKFSQSQLWNSYTIIHPKSVKPRTTKEEKDALTNIIQLVRFSFHQTDQLESLYPVAQQRFNLWYGQTQRNITEKQIEIIRQVVNYIASNGSCNIKDIREDDKTCAARLIRAFGGVAAADEALISLSKFIIYRKIA